A region of Streptomyces sp. R44 DNA encodes the following proteins:
- a CDS encoding cystathionine gamma-lyase — protein sequence MTDEELGDGTRAVRAGLPEPVKYEPTLPGPVFAAHFHLPGEPTGPYTYGRDENPTWTHLERAIGELEAPGEEGVETLVFASGMAAISAVLLSQLKAGDAVVLPSDGYQALPLLHEQLRAYGVEVRTAPTGGDAQLSVLDGARLLWIETPSNPGLDVCDIRRLVAEAHAAGALVAVDNTLATPLGQRPLALGADFSVASDTKGMTGHGDILLGHVSCRDPRLAAEVRRWRKIVGAIPGPMEAWLAHRSLATLQLRIDRQCSTALALARTLAGRADVTGLRYPGLPDDPSHAVAARQMRRFGPVVSFELADRKRAERFLEELRLVDDATSFGGVRSTAERRGRWGGDAVAEGFIRFSVGAEDPEDLIADVLRALDEAGSAG from the coding sequence GTGACGGACGAGGAACTCGGCGACGGCACCCGGGCGGTACGGGCGGGACTGCCCGAGCCCGTGAAGTACGAACCGACCCTGCCCGGGCCGGTCTTCGCGGCCCACTTCCACCTGCCGGGCGAGCCGACCGGCCCGTACACCTACGGCCGCGACGAGAACCCCACCTGGACGCATCTGGAGCGGGCCATCGGCGAGCTCGAGGCACCGGGGGAGGAGGGCGTGGAGACGCTCGTCTTCGCGTCCGGCATGGCCGCGATCTCCGCCGTCCTCCTCTCCCAGCTGAAGGCCGGCGACGCCGTGGTGCTGCCGTCCGACGGCTACCAGGCCCTGCCCCTGCTGCACGAGCAGCTGCGGGCGTACGGCGTCGAGGTCCGCACCGCGCCGACCGGCGGTGACGCCCAGCTGTCCGTACTGGACGGGGCCCGGCTGCTGTGGATCGAGACCCCCTCCAACCCCGGTCTCGACGTCTGCGACATCCGCCGCCTCGTGGCGGAGGCGCATGCGGCCGGGGCGCTCGTCGCCGTCGACAACACCCTCGCCACCCCGCTCGGCCAGCGCCCGCTCGCCCTGGGCGCGGACTTCTCCGTGGCCAGCGACACCAAGGGCATGACCGGGCACGGCGACATCCTGCTCGGCCATGTGAGCTGCCGGGATCCTCGTCTCGCGGCGGAGGTACGGCGCTGGCGCAAGATCGTCGGCGCCATCCCCGGCCCCATGGAGGCCTGGCTCGCCCACCGGTCGCTCGCCACGCTCCAGCTGCGGATCGACCGGCAGTGCTCCACCGCGCTGGCGCTGGCGCGGACGCTCGCCGGGCGCGCGGACGTCACCGGACTTCGCTACCCCGGCCTCCCCGACGACCCCTCGCACGCGGTGGCCGCCCGCCAGATGCGGCGCTTCGGACCGGTGGTCTCCTTCGAGCTGGCGGACCGGAAGCGCGCCGAGCGGTTCCTGGAGGAGCTGCGGCTCGTGGACGACGCCACCAGTTTCGGCGGGGTGCGCTCCACGGCGGAGCGGCGCGGGCGCTGGGGCGGGGACGCCGTCGCGGAGGGCTTCATCCGCTTCTCGGTCGGGGCCGAGGACCCGGAGGACCTGATCGCCGATGTGCTGCGCGCCCTCGACGAGGCCGGAAGCGCGGGCTGA
- a CDS encoding low molecular weight protein-tyrosine-phosphatase has protein sequence MAYRVCFVCTGNICRSPMAEHVFRRRVEEAGLGELVVIDSAGTGGWHEGDGADPRTVAVLDENGYTSAHTARQFRSSWFPALDLVIALDEGHLRELRRLARTPEEAARIRLLRSYDPAAGAGLDVPDPYYGGHEEFEECLEMVEAASEGLLAAVRTELEERTP, from the coding sequence ATGGCCTACCGCGTCTGCTTCGTCTGCACGGGCAACATCTGCCGCTCGCCGATGGCCGAGCACGTCTTCCGCCGTCGGGTGGAGGAGGCCGGCCTCGGCGAGCTGGTGGTGATCGACAGCGCGGGCACCGGAGGCTGGCACGAGGGCGACGGAGCCGACCCGCGCACGGTCGCCGTGCTCGACGAGAACGGATACACCTCCGCGCACACCGCGCGGCAGTTCCGTTCCTCGTGGTTCCCCGCCCTCGATCTGGTCATCGCCCTGGACGAAGGGCATCTGCGGGAGCTCCGACGGCTCGCCCGCACCCCCGAGGAGGCGGCGCGGATACGGCTCCTGCGCTCCTACGACCCGGCCGCCGGGGCCGGACTCGACGTCCCCGACCCCTACTACGGGGGCCACGAGGAGTTCGAGGAGTGCCTGGAGATGGTGGAGGCCGCGAGCGAGGGACTGCTCGCGGCCGTACGCACGGAACTGGAGGAACGGACACCGTGA
- a CDS encoding phage holin family protein, with translation MKNFVVKTLANAGALGVAIWLLQDITLTGDSTGKKAWTLILVALVFGLVNFLVKPIVKLLTLPLFILTLGLITLVVNALMLLLTSWLADQLDLSFHVEGFWTAVLGGLIISVVSWALNVVLPDGD, from the coding sequence ATGAAGAATTTCGTAGTCAAGACGCTCGCGAACGCGGGCGCCCTCGGAGTCGCCATCTGGCTGCTCCAGGACATCACCCTGACCGGTGACAGCACCGGCAAGAAGGCCTGGACGCTCATCCTCGTCGCCCTGGTCTTCGGTCTGGTGAACTTCCTGGTGAAGCCGATCGTCAAGCTGCTGACGCTTCCCCTCTTCATCCTGACCCTCGGCCTGATCACCCTGGTGGTCAACGCCCTGATGCTGCTCCTCACGTCCTGGCTGGCCGATCAGCTCGACCTCAGCTTCCACGTGGAGGGCTTCTGGACCGCCGTCCTGGGCGGCCTGATCATCTCCGTCGTCTCGTGGGCGCTGAACGTCGTGCTCCCCGACGGCGACTGA
- a CDS encoding cupin domain-containing protein, with translation MKAFRLDELEAERAANKGAYLQFLRERNMSVGLYALDAGELDPQQPHGQDEVYFVVSGRAAITVGTETTQVARGSVVYVPAGVEHKFHHISEDLRVMVVFSPPEG, from the coding sequence ATGAAGGCATTCCGGCTGGACGAACTGGAGGCGGAGCGCGCCGCGAACAAGGGCGCGTACCTCCAGTTCCTGCGCGAGCGGAACATGTCGGTGGGTCTGTACGCGCTGGACGCCGGGGAGCTCGACCCGCAGCAGCCGCACGGCCAGGACGAGGTGTACTTCGTGGTCAGCGGCCGGGCGGCGATCACGGTCGGGACGGAGACGACCCAGGTGGCGCGCGGCAGCGTGGTCTATGTGCCGGCCGGGGTGGAGCACAAGTTCCACCACATCAGCGAGGACCTCCGGGTCATGGTGGTCTTCTCCCCGCCGGAGGGCTGA
- a CDS encoding DUF5326 family protein, producing the protein MAVREILAGMPWWVKWVAIPLLALFVFGGLITSVLTFVVAVLFKVLLFAALVAGLIYVVRKFSSSAKSREDW; encoded by the coding sequence ATGGCCGTACGAGAGATTCTCGCGGGGATGCCCTGGTGGGTGAAGTGGGTCGCCATACCCCTCCTAGCCCTGTTCGTCTTCGGCGGACTGATCACCAGCGTCCTGACCTTCGTGGTCGCCGTGCTCTTCAAGGTGCTGCTCTTCGCGGCCCTCGTCGCCGGACTGATCTACGTCGTACGCAAGTTCAGCTCCTCCGCCAAGTCGCGCGAGGACTGGTAG
- a CDS encoding IclR family transcriptional regulator, whose product MATATQTAAPTLIGSVQRALRLLEAVASHAEGAPAKQLARETGLPLPTTYHLLRTLTHEGYLLRDKGVFVLGDAAVRLAGGGDVQNRRIKIEDSLAHWRDEIGVPIYFALYREGEIELVAVADTSNAPAVEEWADFRETAHAHAIGQCLLSQLDLKSRQDHLDRHPVEAITPYTVRNQRVFLERLGSLDRMEPVVERQEYALGTVCAAIPITAGSTAAAMAISLPLHQEERLLPAVERLRNEIGRLFGSLAFSISI is encoded by the coding sequence TTGGCCACGGCTACGCAGACGGCTGCGCCTACCCTGATCGGCTCGGTGCAGCGGGCGCTGAGACTCCTGGAGGCCGTCGCCTCCCATGCGGAGGGTGCCCCGGCCAAGCAGCTCGCCCGTGAGACGGGCCTTCCGCTGCCCACCACGTACCACCTGCTCCGCACCCTGACACACGAGGGCTATCTGCTCCGGGACAAGGGTGTGTTCGTCCTTGGCGACGCCGCCGTCCGACTGGCCGGCGGCGGAGATGTGCAGAATCGTCGCATCAAGATCGAAGACTCCCTGGCCCACTGGCGGGACGAGATCGGTGTACCCATCTACTTCGCCCTCTACCGCGAGGGGGAGATCGAGCTCGTCGCTGTCGCCGACACCTCCAACGCCCCCGCGGTGGAGGAATGGGCCGATTTCCGCGAGACCGCGCACGCCCACGCGATCGGGCAGTGCCTGCTGAGTCAACTCGATCTGAAATCTCGTCAAGACCACCTTGATCGCCACCCGGTGGAAGCCATCACTCCGTACACGGTGCGTAACCAGCGTGTCTTTTTGGAGCGTTTGGGCAGTTTGGACCGAATGGAACCCGTGGTGGAGCGTCAGGAATATGCGCTCGGCACGGTCTGTGCCGCCATTCCCATCACCGCGGGCTCCACGGCGGCCGCCATGGCCATTTCCCTCCCCCTTCACCAGGAAGAACGGTTGCTCCCAGCAGTCGAGCGGCTACGTAACGAGATCGGAAGGCTCTTCGGTTCACTCGCGTTCTCTATCAGTATCTGA
- a CDS encoding SsgA family sporulation/cell division regulator, with the protein MRESVQAEVLMSFLVSEELSFKIPVELRYETRDPYAVRMTFHLPGDAPVTWAFGRELLLDGINRPSGDGDVHIAPTEPEGLSDVSIRLQVGGDRALFRASAPPLVAFLDRTDKLVPLGQERTLGDFEDNLEAALGRILAEENAGPA; encoded by the coding sequence ATGCGAGAGTCGGTTCAGGCCGAGGTCCTGATGAGCTTCCTCGTCTCCGAGGAGCTCTCCTTCAAGATCCCGGTCGAACTCCGATATGAGACCCGGGATCCCTACGCGGTGCGGATGACCTTCCACCTTCCCGGAGACGCGCCCGTGACCTGGGCGTTCGGACGGGAACTGCTGCTCGACGGGATCAACCGGCCGAGTGGGGACGGCGATGTGCACATCGCCCCGACGGAGCCGGAGGGACTCTCGGACGTCTCCATCCGGCTCCAGGTGGGCGGCGACCGCGCGCTCTTCCGGGCCAGCGCGCCGCCGCTCGTCGCCTTCCTCGACCGAACGGACAAGCTGGTTCCGCTCGGTCAGGAACGGACACTGGGCGACTTCGAGGACAACCTGGAGGCCGCACTGGGCCGGATTCTGGCCGAAGAGAACGCCGGGCCCGCCTGA
- a CDS encoding YibE/F family protein, which produces MTSPQQTPEPHGHGHSHSHSHGPATPVSRHLRRVIAAILIPFATAVVVGLVVLWPGGAPAHERTGVGFDRQTQQGKVVSVEHVDCKDVNAAQVPPTGDTSTPEGREAVNGRQGQCEKATIEVTSGPDKGRRFVEIVQPDAPRQLHEGQRVVVAYAPDAPRDLQYSVTDVNRKLPLAVLAGIFAVAVVLVGRMRGVMALIALAVSFLVLTYFILPAILEGSNPLVVAVVGSSAIMLIALYMCHGLSARTSVAVLGTLISLLLIGLLGSLFIGWTSLSGNTDDYTGLIHGLYPEIDMSGLLLAGIIIGSLGVLDDVTVTQTSAVWELHQADPGMGPRGLYRAGIRIGRDHIASVVNTLVLAYAGAALPLLLLFSIAQSSMGTVANSELVAEEIVRTLVGSIGLVASVPVTTVLAALVVSADRPASDGVKPAAVRGGRRRRAK; this is translated from the coding sequence GTGACTTCCCCCCAGCAGACCCCCGAACCTCATGGCCACGGGCACTCCCATTCCCACAGCCACGGCCCCGCCACGCCCGTCTCTCGGCATCTGCGCAGAGTCATCGCCGCGATCCTGATCCCCTTCGCCACCGCGGTCGTCGTGGGGCTCGTGGTCCTCTGGCCGGGTGGCGCCCCGGCGCACGAGCGCACCGGCGTCGGCTTCGACCGGCAGACTCAGCAGGGCAAGGTCGTCTCCGTCGAGCACGTCGACTGCAAGGACGTGAACGCCGCCCAGGTCCCGCCGACCGGCGACACCTCGACTCCGGAGGGCCGCGAGGCGGTCAACGGCCGGCAGGGACAGTGCGAGAAGGCGACGATCGAGGTCACCAGCGGCCCGGACAAGGGGCGGAGGTTCGTCGAGATCGTGCAGCCGGACGCCCCGCGTCAACTGCACGAGGGCCAGCGCGTGGTGGTGGCGTACGCCCCCGACGCCCCGCGCGACCTGCAGTACTCGGTGACCGATGTGAACCGCAAGCTGCCGTTGGCGGTGCTCGCGGGCATCTTCGCCGTCGCGGTCGTGCTGGTCGGTCGGATGCGGGGCGTCATGGCGCTCATCGCGCTCGCCGTGAGCTTCCTCGTGCTGACGTACTTCATCCTTCCGGCGATCCTGGAGGGGTCGAACCCGCTGGTCGTGGCGGTGGTCGGGTCGAGCGCGATCATGCTGATCGCGCTCTACATGTGCCACGGCCTCTCGGCCCGCACCTCGGTCGCCGTGCTCGGCACACTGATCTCACTGCTCCTGATCGGTCTGCTGGGCTCGCTCTTCATCGGCTGGACCTCGCTCAGCGGCAACACCGACGACTACACCGGTCTGATCCACGGCCTGTATCCGGAGATCGACATGTCCGGTCTGCTCCTGGCCGGGATCATCATCGGTTCGCTCGGTGTGCTCGACGACGTGACGGTGACCCAGACATCGGCCGTCTGGGAGCTGCACCAGGCGGATCCGGGGATGGGTCCGCGCGGTCTGTACCGGGCCGGGATCCGGATCGGCCGCGACCACATCGCCTCGGTCGTGAACACCCTGGTGCTCGCCTACGCGGGCGCCGCCCTGCCGCTGCTGCTGCTCTTCTCCATCGCCCAGAGCAGCATGGGGACGGTGGCGAACAGCGAGCTGGTCGCCGAGGAGATCGTCCGGACGCTGGTCGGGTCGATCGGTCTGGTGGCGTCCGTTCCGGTCACCACGGTGCTCGCGGCGCTGGTCGTCTCCGCCGACCGGCCGGCTTCCGACGGCGTGAAGCCCGCGGCGGTACGGGGAGGGCGGCGCCGCCGCGCCAAGTGA
- the thiC gene encoding phosphomethylpyrimidine synthase ThiC, which produces MTIQDARTPASDQNQTDGQERTPGWHKGYVQGSRPDLRVPVRQVHLTNGKDVTLYDTSGPYTDPAIDTDVRRGLPPLRENWIIARGDTEEYAGRPVRPEDDGIKHTSPRGGGLKNLDAVFPGRPRLPRRGRSGQAVTQLAYARRGEITPEMEYVAIRENVSPEVVREEIAAGRAVLPANVNHPEIEPMIIGKRFLVKVNANIGNSAVTSSIEEEVEKMTWATKWGADTVMDLSTGRNIHTTREWVLRNSPVPIGTVPLYQALEKVDGKAEELTWEIYKDTVIEQAEQGVDYMTVHAGVLLPYVPLTARRKTGIVSRGGSIMAAWCLAHHKENFLYTNFEELCEILAAYDVTYSLGDGLRPGSIADANDEAQFAELRTLGELNTIAKRHNVQTMIEGPGHVPMHKIKENIDLQQEICEEAPFYTLGPLTTDVAPAYDHITSGIGAAMIAWWGTAMLCYVTPKEHLGLPNRDDVKTGVITYKIAAHAADLAKGHPGAQEWDDALSDARFEFRWEDQFNLALDPDTAREFHDETLPAEPAKTAHFCSMCGPKFCSMKISQDIRREHGGTQQEIEAGMAEKSAEFAASGNRVYLPLAEA; this is translated from the coding sequence ATGACCATTCAGGATGCACGCACGCCTGCCTCCGACCAGAACCAGACCGACGGGCAGGAGCGCACGCCGGGCTGGCACAAGGGGTACGTCCAGGGCTCGCGCCCCGACCTCCGGGTGCCCGTCCGTCAGGTGCACCTCACCAACGGCAAGGACGTCACGCTGTACGACACGTCCGGCCCGTACACCGACCCCGCCATCGACACCGACGTCCGGCGGGGCCTTCCGCCGCTGCGCGAGAACTGGATCATCGCGCGCGGCGACACCGAGGAGTACGCGGGCCGCCCGGTCCGCCCCGAGGACGACGGCATCAAGCACACCTCGCCGCGCGGCGGTGGGCTGAAGAACCTCGACGCCGTCTTCCCCGGCCGCCCCCGTCTGCCGCGCCGTGGCCGCAGCGGCCAGGCCGTGACCCAGCTCGCGTACGCCCGCCGGGGGGAGATCACCCCGGAGATGGAGTACGTGGCGATCCGCGAGAACGTCTCCCCCGAGGTCGTACGGGAGGAGATCGCCGCGGGTCGCGCCGTGCTGCCGGCGAACGTGAACCACCCGGAGATCGAGCCGATGATCATCGGCAAGCGGTTCCTGGTGAAGGTCAACGCCAACATCGGCAACTCCGCCGTCACCTCCTCCATCGAGGAGGAGGTGGAGAAGATGACCTGGGCGACCAAGTGGGGCGCCGACACGGTCATGGACCTCTCCACCGGCCGCAACATCCACACCACCCGCGAGTGGGTGCTGCGCAACTCCCCCGTGCCGATCGGCACCGTGCCGCTCTACCAGGCCCTGGAGAAGGTCGATGGCAAGGCCGAGGAGCTGACCTGGGAGATCTACAAGGACACGGTCATCGAGCAGGCCGAGCAGGGCGTCGACTACATGACGGTGCACGCCGGCGTGCTCCTGCCGTACGTGCCGCTCACCGCGCGCCGCAAGACCGGCATCGTCTCGCGCGGCGGCTCGATCATGGCCGCCTGGTGCCTGGCGCACCACAAGGAGAACTTCCTCTACACGAACTTCGAGGAGCTCTGCGAGATCCTGGCGGCGTACGACGTCACCTACTCGCTCGGCGACGGTCTGCGCCCCGGCTCGATCGCGGACGCCAACGACGAGGCGCAGTTCGCGGAGCTGCGGACGCTCGGCGAGCTGAACACGATCGCCAAGCGGCACAACGTGCAGACGATGATCGAGGGCCCGGGCCACGTCCCGATGCACAAGATCAAGGAGAACATCGACCTCCAGCAGGAGATCTGCGAGGAGGCGCCGTTCTACACCCTCGGTCCGCTGACCACGGACGTCGCCCCGGCGTACGACCACATCACCTCAGGCATCGGCGCGGCGATGATCGCCTGGTGGGGCACGGCGATGCTCTGCTACGTCACGCCCAAGGAGCACCTGGGCCTGCCGAACCGCGACGACGTGAAGACGGGCGTCATCACGTACAAGATCGCGGCCCACGCGGCGGACCTCGCCAAGGGCCACCCGGGCGCGCAGGAGTGGGACGACGCGCTGTCGGACGCGCGCTTCGAGTTCCGCTGGGAGGACCAGTTCAACCTGGCCCTCGACCCGGACACCGCCCGCGAGTTCCACGACGAGACGCTCCCGGCGGAGCCCGCGAAGACGGCGCACTTCTGCTCGATGTGCGGGCCGAAGTTCTGCTCGATGAAGATCTCCCAGGACATCCGCCGCGAGCACGGCGGCACGCAGCAGGAGATCGAGGCCGGCATGGCGGAGAAGTCGGCCGAGTTCGCAGCGAGCGGCAACCGCGTCTACCTGCCGCTGGCCGAGGCGTAA
- a CDS encoding metallophosphoesterase, whose amino-acid sequence MSPAPQAPAPAAPVAPVTAPPAPAPMPAAPTLHLGHRLAPAYTTSTTGSSIVSVATGHPGNAFPEGEPEGYTPTERDLPVINRGDTVQVPVTPEQPAPAPAPGNGDGPGPLYVVGDVHGYLDELIAALRAQGLIDENGNWSAGNARLWFLGDFTDRGPDGIGVIDLVMRLSAEAAAAGGYCKALMGNHELLLIGAKRFGDTPVNSGAGTATFQAAWLLNGGQKHDMDRLQDVHLQWMSRLDAVVREDDHLLVHSDTTAYLEYGQTIEDVNDTVHEVLNRNDADEVWDLFRKFTKRFAFRDDGGPQAVQELLSTYGGRRIVHGHSPIPYLLGQVGTEDGEDGGGPVVDGPHVYADGLAIAMDGGVTMAGKLLVVQLPLNG is encoded by the coding sequence ATGTCCCCCGCGCCGCAGGCACCCGCGCCCGCCGCGCCGGTCGCGCCCGTGACCGCGCCGCCCGCGCCCGCGCCGATGCCCGCCGCTCCGACCCTCCACCTGGGTCACCGCCTCGCCCCGGCGTACACCACCTCCACAACCGGCTCCTCCATCGTCTCCGTCGCCACCGGCCACCCCGGCAACGCCTTCCCCGAGGGCGAGCCCGAGGGATACACCCCGACCGAGCGCGACCTCCCGGTCATCAACCGCGGCGACACCGTCCAGGTCCCGGTCACCCCCGAGCAGCCGGCCCCCGCCCCGGCTCCCGGGAACGGCGACGGCCCCGGCCCCCTCTACGTCGTCGGCGACGTCCACGGCTACCTCGACGAGCTCATCGCCGCGCTGCGCGCCCAGGGCCTCATCGACGAGAACGGCAACTGGTCCGCGGGCAACGCCCGGCTCTGGTTCCTCGGCGACTTCACCGACCGCGGGCCCGACGGCATCGGCGTCATCGACCTCGTCATGCGCCTCTCCGCCGAGGCCGCCGCCGCGGGCGGCTACTGCAAGGCCCTCATGGGCAACCACGAGCTGCTGCTCATCGGCGCCAAGCGCTTCGGCGACACGCCCGTCAACTCCGGTGCGGGCACTGCCACCTTCCAGGCCGCCTGGCTGCTCAACGGCGGCCAGAAGCACGACATGGACCGGCTCCAGGACGTCCACCTCCAGTGGATGTCCCGGCTGGACGCCGTGGTCCGCGAGGACGACCACCTCCTCGTGCACTCCGACACCACCGCGTACCTCGAATACGGCCAGACCATCGAGGACGTCAACGACACGGTCCACGAGGTCCTCAACCGGAACGACGCCGACGAGGTCTGGGACCTCTTCCGGAAGTTCACCAAACGCTTCGCGTTCCGCGACGACGGCGGCCCGCAGGCCGTCCAGGAGCTGCTCTCCACCTACGGCGGCCGCCGCATCGTGCACGGCCACAGCCCCATCCCGTACCTCCTCGGCCAGGTCGGCACGGAGGACGGCGAGGACGGCGGGGGCCCGGTCGTCGACGGACCGCACGTGTACGCCGACGGTCTCGCGATCGCCATGGACGGCGGCGTGACCATGGCCGGAAAGCTACTGGTCGTCCAACTCCCCCTGAACGGCTGA
- a CDS encoding LacI family DNA-binding transcriptional regulator, with the protein MTAAGKHQVSRAQTRGSRQGRAGIRDVAAAAGVSITTVSDALNGKGRLPDATRRHVREVADRLGYRPSAAARTLRTGKSGLIGLTVTTYGDEPFTFTEFAYFAEMARAATSAALARGYALVILPATSRHDVWSNVALDGTVVIDPSDHDPVVTELVRQGLPVVSDGRPAGTLPVTAWVDNDHEAAVLDLLDHLADAGARRIGLLTGTTTDTYTRLSTTAYLNWCERVGQDPVYEAYPAHDPCAGAVAADRLLARPDRPDAVYGLFDPNGTDLLAAARRYGLRVPDDLLIVCCSESTVYATTEPPITTLSLKPRRIGTAVVQLLIDAIEGIDTDGPVEQVIPTELIVRTSSQRRSPRTTVSPPRSPAKD; encoded by the coding sequence ATGACAGCAGCAGGGAAGCACCAGGTGAGCCGGGCACAGACCCGGGGAAGCCGGCAGGGCCGGGCGGGAATCCGGGACGTGGCCGCCGCCGCCGGGGTCTCCATCACGACTGTCTCCGACGCGCTCAACGGCAAGGGCCGGCTCCCGGACGCCACCCGCCGCCACGTCCGCGAGGTCGCCGACCGGCTGGGCTACCGCCCATCCGCGGCGGCCCGCACGCTCCGTACCGGCAAATCGGGACTCATCGGCCTGACCGTGACCACGTACGGGGATGAACCTTTCACCTTCACCGAATTCGCATACTTCGCGGAGATGGCCAGAGCAGCCACCTCGGCCGCACTCGCCCGGGGCTACGCCCTGGTCATCCTCCCCGCCACCTCCCGCCATGACGTCTGGTCCAACGTCGCCCTCGACGGCACCGTCGTCATCGACCCCTCCGACCACGACCCCGTCGTCACCGAACTGGTCCGCCAGGGCCTGCCCGTCGTCTCCGACGGACGCCCCGCCGGCACCCTCCCGGTCACCGCCTGGGTCGACAACGACCACGAAGCCGCCGTCCTCGACCTGCTCGACCACCTCGCCGACGCCGGCGCCCGCCGCATCGGCCTCCTCACCGGAACCACCACCGACACCTACACCCGCCTGTCCACCACCGCGTACCTCAACTGGTGCGAACGCGTCGGACAGGACCCCGTCTACGAGGCCTACCCGGCGCACGACCCGTGCGCGGGCGCCGTCGCGGCCGACCGGCTGCTCGCCCGCCCCGACCGCCCCGACGCCGTCTACGGCCTCTTCGACCCCAACGGAACCGACCTCCTCGCCGCCGCCCGCCGCTACGGACTGCGCGTCCCCGACGACCTCCTGATCGTCTGCTGCAGCGAATCCACCGTCTACGCCACCACCGAACCACCCATCACGACCCTCTCCCTCAAACCCCGCCGCATCGGCACCGCCGTCGTCCAGCTCCTCATCGACGCCATCGAGGGGATCGACACCGACGGACCGGTCGAGCAGGTGATACCGACCGAACTCATCGTCCGCACCTCCTCGCAGCGGCGCTCGCCGCGCACCACGGTCAGCCCGCCGCGCTCACCCGCGAAGGACTGA
- the hisC gene encoding histidinol-phosphate transaminase yields the protein MSETSGTSTGSPKLRAELDGVPTYKPGKPAATGGPVAFKLSSNENPYPPLPGVMETTLAAAANFNRYPDMACTGLTEELANRFGVPVSHLATGTGSVGVAQSLLQATSGPGDEVIYAWRSFEAYPIITQISGATSVQVPLTEGEVHDLDAMAEAITDRTRLIFVCNPNNPTGTAVRRAELERFLDRVPSDVLVVIDEAYREFVRDAEIPDGIELYRDRPNVAVLRTFSKAYGLAGLRVGFAVAHEPVAAALRKTAVPFGVSQLAQDAAVASLRAEDELLGRVGSLVAERERVHAGLVAQGWTVPDTQANFVWLRLGERTMDFAAECERHGVMVRPFAGEGVRVTIGECEANDLFLKAAEGFRK from the coding sequence GTGAGCGAGACCAGCGGGACGAGCACCGGCAGCCCCAAGCTGCGCGCCGAGCTGGACGGCGTCCCCACCTACAAGCCGGGCAAGCCGGCCGCCACGGGCGGGCCCGTGGCCTTCAAGCTGTCCTCCAACGAGAACCCCTACCCGCCGCTGCCGGGGGTCATGGAGACCACCCTCGCCGCCGCCGCGAACTTCAACCGCTACCCGGACATGGCCTGCACCGGCCTGACGGAGGAGCTGGCGAACCGCTTCGGCGTGCCCGTCTCCCACCTGGCCACCGGCACCGGCTCGGTCGGCGTCGCGCAGTCGCTGCTCCAGGCCACCTCGGGCCCGGGCGACGAGGTGATCTACGCCTGGCGCTCCTTCGAGGCGTACCCGATCATCACGCAGATCAGCGGGGCCACCTCCGTGCAGGTGCCGCTGACCGAGGGCGAGGTGCACGACCTCGACGCGATGGCCGAGGCGATCACCGACCGGACCCGGCTGATCTTCGTCTGCAACCCCAACAACCCCACGGGCACCGCGGTGCGCCGGGCGGAGCTGGAGCGCTTCCTGGACCGGGTGCCCTCCGACGTCCTGGTCGTGATCGACGAGGCGTACCGGGAGTTCGTCCGTGACGCCGAGATCCCGGACGGCATCGAGCTGTACCGCGACCGGCCGAACGTGGCCGTGCTGCGCACCTTCTCCAAGGCGTACGGCCTGGCGGGGCTGCGGGTCGGCTTCGCGGTCGCCCACGAGCCGGTCGCGGCGGCGCTGCGCAAGACGGCGGTGCCGTTCGGCGTGAGCCAGCTGGCGCAGGACGCGGCGGTGGCCTCGCTGCGGGCCGAGGACGAACTGCTCGGTCGGGTCGGCTCGTTGGTGGCCGAGCGAGAGCGGGTCCATGCGGGGCTCGTGGCCCAGGGCTGGACCGTGCCGGACACCCAGGCGAACTTCGTCTGGCTGCGGCTCGGCGAGCGGACCATGGACTTCGCGGCGGAGTGCGAGCGGCACGGCGTGATGGTGCGGCCGTTCGCGGGCGAGGGCGTGCGCGTCACGATCGGTGAGTGCGAGGCGAACGACCTGTTCCTGAAGGCGGCGGAGGGCTTCCGCAAGTAA